CTGCCTGGTCGCATGGTTGACGCGGCGCGGACGGCTGGATTTGCTGCTCTGTCTGCTGCCTGTGGCGCTGCTCTGGCACAACTGGGCCAATGTGGACCTCAGCCGCGACACCGAGGCCCGTCAGTATGCGCTGGCTGCACTGGCCGCGGCGCGTTCCGACGCCCTGCTGATTGCTGACGGCGATGAGCACGCGCTCGCGCTGTGGTATGCGCAGGACGGGTTGGGAGAACGACCCGATGTGGCAATCGTTGAGCGCACCCCGTGGAACTTCGACCGGTACCGCCGTCACCTGGTGCAGCGCTGGCCCGATCTGTCCGCTGCCGCGGGGCCGGATGTGAACGACCTCATCGAGAGCCAGCGCGGCCGGCGCCCCATCTTCATCACCGATCCCGATGAAGATATGGCTCTGCGTTTCGAGTTGAAACCGATCGGGACTCTATTCGAGGTGGCATGGCCCGGTTCACCGTAAACTGATCGGGAGCATGTCCCAGCGCCGCCAGTAGTTTCCCGATCACCTGCACCACCGACTTCGCGCTCTGATTCGTCTCGATCCACAGCGCCGTGCCTGGAATCTGCGCCGGCGAGATCATGCCGTCCGGACTGCTGGCGCGCACGAAGCGTGAATCCTCCTGCAGCGAGTCAATGTACAGCCGTGAGGCCATCGTCGCTTCGGGCGTCAGCCCCTGGGGCGAGATCAGCTTCCGTCCCAGCGCGGCCTCGGTGATCTCCTCAAAGCGCAGCGGCCGGCCCGCAGCATGGAGGATGCTGTACGCAGCGTCGAGATAGGTCATGGTGGTAATCCTCTAAATTACGGGCAGTTGTGTCTCTGGTCCGTCATCCGCAACCGGCAGACACCAGTTACGTTCGGTTTCCGGGTCGCGCAGCTCGGAAAGGCTAAACAACACGTTGAGAATCTGGTCGGCGCGCCAGCCCTTGACCGAAGGGATGTCTTGATACATAGCGATGTTCACCCTCCGCAATGTCAGGCGCTCGGCAGCCGGATTGTAGATGCTGCATAGGCCGAGGCGAGCAGAGCAAGCGTCATATTCTCAGCGATCACGTCATGGGGAATCAGCACATACTCCCACCGCTTGCCGCCGTAGCTCTTGGCATGATCGCTCGCCATCTGACACCAGTTCACTGCCGCGTCGCGCTTGACCAGGACGTCGGCATCGTTCAGCGCGTTTCTGGCCTTGGGTTCCAGCATGTAAATCACGGTTTCAGTCTCAGCGACGAAGTCCGGCTGGTATTCCAGGTGATCGGCGCCCTGCCTATAGTAGATCTGGAATTGTCCCTTCGCCGGCCTGAACCACTTCAACGCTTCCCGCTCCAGGATGACCGCCAGAACCCGCTCCGGGTCCGATTGAAACTTCTGCACCGGATAGAGGCAGCGTGCGAACCCGCCGAACAAGTACTTCGACATGTTGCTCTTGTCGGCCGGTGACTGGCGGAAATTCAGCACCGGGTCGGACGCTGAGGCCGTGTACGCGCTGGGCTTTAGCTCATTGAACCCCTTGCTGATTACGACCTCGTAGCCGGCAGCCTCCTCCCAGTAACGCGCATCCATCTGCGCATGGACGAATTGCGCGATGGGCCTTTGATAGCAGCGCAGCACTTTGCGTGTCTCATCTTCCGAGAGGTATGTCTGGAAGTGGCCGATCACTTGTACGGCCAGGTCATAGAGCAAGTCGGCATGATCATCGTAGGAGACGTCATCGAAATCCACCAGGCCGCTGACCACGGTGTCCTCAAGCCGCGCTTCCTGGGCGCCACCCTTCCCCAACGTCAGGATCTCCAGTTGATTCGTGCCCAGGTGCTGGATCCACAGTTCTTCCGAAACCGGCGGGTAGCGCAGCGCATCCAACGCCAGCGTGAAGGGCGCGAAGCCTGAGCGCACCTCACCCTGCGGCACCACGAGGATGCGCGGGATGTCAATAGTCTGCTGAATCACCAGGTCGGAGGTCCTGGCCACGACCGCCGCGATGTCGGGCGGCGGCGTGATCCCCTCCAGCGCCAACTGAGCCGGCCGGTACTGGTTGGCAACCTCGCGCACCACCTGGGCCTGAATCTCGGGCCGTTGCAGATAGCTCACGCCGGGCACGCTTTGCGGCTGGCTTTCCAGCTTGCGGATCACCGCATAGGCGATCTGGGCGACTTTCTGCTCCTCTGGATTCCCAAAGACCGGCGGCGGGGTGGACTCAGGGATCTGGGTGCTGGCAGTGAGTTGTTCGGGCTGCAAGCCGAGTTTGGTAGCCAGTTGCGATTGCGACACCACGGTGACGGTCCTCTGGCGCAACTGCTCTGGATCAAGCTCCACCACTTGCACGTGAAGGGCAGAACCTGGCCGGTTCGCCTCATCTATGATCTCCTGGAACCTGTCGTGGGCGACGATGTTGAGCCGGTCTACCGCCATCACGCCGGTGCGTTTGCCGAAGGGCAGGCGCAGGCCGCGGCCAATGGACTGTTCGATGAGGATGCGGGCGTTGGCGGCGCGCAGCGGCACGATGGTGTAGAGGTTCGTCACGTCCCAGCCCTCTTTCAGCATGTTGACGTGGACCACGATCTCGGTCAGTTCGTCGGGGCTTTCAACGGCCAGCAGCCGCTGCACCATTTCATCTTCCTCCGCGCCGGTGCGGCTGGAATCCACCTGGATGACGCGACCTTTGTAGCGGCCTTCGAAGAAGGCGTCCGACTGCACCAACTGCACCAACTGGCCGGCGTGGGTCGTGTCGCGCGCGATGACCAGCAGGAACGGCTTGACGATGATGTTGCCCGTCTCGCGGGCGTAGGTTTCCAGCTCGACTTTGACGCTCTCGTGTAGCCGCAGACCGTCCTCCAACTTCAGCCGTTCGAGCGCCTCTGCGGACATACCGGCCGGGTTGAAGTTCTTGCGCGTGACCACCGCCGGCTCTTTTACGAAGCCATCCGCCATCGCCGCGCCCAGTGGGTAGCTGTAGATCACGTTCTTGAACGGAATCGCGCCCCGCGGCGTTTCGATCATGGGTGTAGCAGTCAGTTCCAGCCCCAGCACCGGTTTCAGCTCGTTGATGGCGCGCACCCCGGCCGACGCCCGGTAGCGGTGCGACTCGTCCATGATCAGCGTCAGGTCGTCCAGCCCGGCCAGGTAATCGAAGTAGCTTTGACCGATGTACTCGGAGAGGCGCTTGATGCGCGGGGATTTGCCGCCGCGCACTTCGGCGTTGATCTTCGAGATGTTGAAGATGTTGATCTTGCAGCGCAGCGTCACGTCGAAGAGCGTGCTGGCCGACCCCTCGTAGTTATCGCCCGTGATGATGTAGGGCGGGTTGGTGGCGAACTCGGCGATCCCCTTTGAAGACGTACTTGGGCGTGTTGGGCGTGAAGTCGGTGATCAGCTTGTTGTAGATCGTCAGGTTGGGCGCCAGCACGAAGAAGTTGTTGAGGCCGTGCGCCAGGTGCAGATAGCTGATGAACGCGCCCATCAGCCGGGTCTTGCCCACGCCGGTGGCCAGCGCAAAGCAGAGCGACGGGAACTCGCGCTCGAAATCGGTCACCGACGGGAACTCGCCCCGGATCACCTCCAGCGCTGCCTGGACGTCGTTGCTTTTGTGTGGCGGCACGATCTCGGTGATGCGATCCAGGATCTCCAGCGAGCGGCGTTGCGGCGGGCGCAAACTCAGGCGACCGGCAATAGCATTGACATGACGATTCATCTGCTTCCTGCCTTGGAATGATTGACCACAAAGAGCACAGAGAACGCAAAGATCATTTTTGGTTTTCTTCTTTGTGCGCTTTGCGTTCTCTGTGGCTGTTCGATGCGTGCCAGAGCGTCACCACAAAGAGCACAGAGAACGCAAAGATCATTTTTGGTTTTCTTCTCTGTGTTCTTTGCGTTCTTTGTGGCTGTCTTTCTACGCGTTCCAAATGTACTTGCGAATCTGGAAACGATAGGAACCGAAGTTGATCAGCATTCCGTGTTCCATCCGAGACGACTTGAGATAGCCCAGGATCTGCGCTTCGTGCTCGGGTGCGATTGCCTTTGCAGTCTTCAGCTCGATGATGAGAATATCATCAATGAGTAGGTCGGCGAAATAGTCGCCGATGAGCGTGCCATCTTCGTCGTAGACCTTAATCGGATGCTGCTGTGCGACCTTGTGCCCTGCCTTGCGCACCCGATGCGCCAACGCGTTTTCGTATACCTTCTCCAGATGCCCATGCCCGTGATAGACATGAATGGCATAAGCAATATCCCGCACCTCATCGCACAAAGCCATAATGTTTTGCATAGAACCCTCCTTGAAAGATTGGAAGATAGAGATTTGACCGCAGAGAGCACAAAGAGCGCAAAGACCTCTTTTTTCTCTGTGTTCTCTGCGTCCTTTGCGGTCATCTTGCAGCACGTATTTGACCACAGAGAGCACAAAGAGCGCAAAGACCTCTTTTTCTCTGTGTTCTCTGCGTCCTTTGCGGTCATCTTGCAGCACGTATTTGACCACAGAGAGCACAAAGAGCGCAAAGACCTCTTTTTTCTCTGTGTTCTCTGCGTCCTTTGCGGTCATCTTGCAGCACGTATTTGACCACAGAGAGCACAAAGAGCGCAAAGACCTCTTTTTTTCTGTGTTCTCTGCGTCCTTTGCGGTCATCTTGCAGCACGTATTTGACCACAGAGAGCACAAAGAGCGCAAAGACCTCTTTTTTCTCTGTGTTCTCTGCGTCCTTTGCGGTCATTTTGCAGCACGTATTTGACCACAGAGAGCACAAAGAGCGCAAAGACCTCTTTTTTCTCTGTGTTCTCTGCGTCCTTTGCGGTCATCTTGCAGCACGTATTTGACC
This portion of the Candidatus Amarolinea dominans genome encodes:
- a CDS encoding GxxExxY protein codes for the protein MQNIMALCDEVRDIAYAIHVYHGHGHLEKVYENALAHRVRKAGHKVAQQHPIKVYDEDGTLIGDYFADLLIDDILIIELKTAKAIAPEHEAQILGYLKSSRMEHGMLINFGSYRFQIRKYIWNA
- a CDS encoding winged helix-turn-helix domain-containing protein; protein product: MTYLDAAYSILHAAGRPLRFEEITEAALGRKLISPQGLTPEATMASRLYIDSLQEDSRFVRASSPDGMISPAQIPGTALWIETNQSAKSVVQVIGKLLAALGHAPDQFTVNRAMPPRIESRSVSTRNAEPYLHRDR